Genomic segment of Schistocerca nitens isolate TAMUIC-IGC-003100 chromosome 9, iqSchNite1.1, whole genome shotgun sequence:
AGAGAGAAGGCACTGCTCTGGGAAAGCATGAGAATGAAGAACGACTGCCTATTTTGTATAATCTTCTGAGTTACAGCACCTATTTTCCACATATGATAGGGCCTCCACTGTTTAATAAATTAAATTTGTGATGGCGGTGGCTCAGGCGTAACTTAAGCAGTAGAAAACTATCATTCTTGTAGTAATGAACTTTAAGATGATAGTATGTACAATCCAAGCGCCTAACTGCGTAAGTAAAATAAGCGACTCACGCCGAACGTTTATTGTGTTGAGAAAATTGTTGTAGGTGCTGTTCATTCCTGTGCAGTGGGGCTGCGAGTCACGGAACCTAAGTTGACAGGAGTGTATTCCTTCTTGCTTACCGTCACTCACAAGCAGCCGTCTTTCCCTCTGGGAAGAACCATACTGTCATTTTCCTGGCAGTCTGAACTGGTCTAGGCAGTACCGTTTTACACTTGTTGTTCAAAGACTTACGATTTGACAACAAAAAACAACTGATTTAAAAGCATATTAATctttgaattatatatatatatatatatatatatatatatatatatatatatatatattttttttttttcgggcaagttttgttgccatcttcagatctacatacATGGACAACTGTGCCACTGTATGTAGTGTACGACAATTTATTCATGGATGTATTTTGAAAATACTCTTTGAAAAAGACGCTCCAGTGTAACGTCACACATAATACAATAAATCTAAGATTGTGCCCAAAACGCACAAAAGTTTCTGATCATGCACATGTGGTTCATACGATATTATCTGCTGTATATATGTTGTCAGTTGTGTGCGTGTTTGGCACAACCGTAGTTTTACTGTACATTGTCGTGTATAACGTTATACTGGAGCATCATCTTCAACGATTTGTTCCCAGATACGTCCATGATTAAAGGACCACGCACTACAATGAGTGGAACCATGGTCCATGTATGTaggtgatctgaagatggcagtttaACGTCCCGAAACTAGTTGTCAATGTACGTGTACGATCTGGGTAATCAAACTCCTCTAGCAAGAaacttacattatttaaatttagAGATAGCACTCTCCAGCTGTCAATGTTAAGTAGCCACGTTAGCctgtcttctgatttttcttgataCAAAATCACAGACATTGGCAATTCATACCCAACTGATGTGATGTAGGTATTACTGACGCAGGTAAATTTAACTTCCAATTGCATAACAACACAACATGGGATGCTCGGATTTAAGAGGATACGGACTGGGAGATAACTATGTAATAAAAGCACAATTTATGATGGCACAAGAAGAATTTTAATTATGAGAATTCATATATAGTTTTAGACAGTGAATTGCAACAGACGTCATAAGATAGATCTGGAATTCAGTAAGTCTGGACATCAGATCCTGGCGTAGTAGGGGTAAATCCCAGATATAGTGGGCACGACTCTGGCCGAGTAGACTGACGGGACgatgccagtggagtagaagggtGACGAGTAGACGGCGAGGCGCGCCCCGCTGGACACCTGGGGTTGAGCCTGCTGCTGGGTCTGCTGTTGAGACTGCTGTTGAGCCTGGACCTGCTGCTGGGTCAACTGCGGGCAGCCAGGGCAATCTGGGCCCCCCAAGATGGCGCTGGCGCTCGCCACCAGGCCTACCAACAGCACTGCCATCACCTGCTGGCAGAGAAGGCCACGTGTTAACGTTCGAATGGTCAGGAGTCAGCCAGGACTGGGCCCGCGATCTCAAATTTCCAGATCAATCTTGAACTGTGCTGTGAGGTCGATAGCTTGCCCCCAGAGAATTCTGCACTTCCTTTACGGTTGGAGTATCTTTGGTCTCTGTAGTAGGAGGGAAGGAGCGAAGCGAGAATGAGGTTTTCGAGGCGAACGGTTGTTGGTAGGATGGAGCCACGTCCTGACTGGAGACTTATCTACatgcatgctcataaattaaggataattgcagaaggtggtgccacacaacgtggcactacacaaaactggcgctaatagcataggcacatagagagCACATACGACAAAGATATGTAaggccacagtattggtgataagttgagagaaccgtcccgaaacacatgtgctacaaaactccactgtttcctgcgcatgtaccccgacatcaatatgggatatgatcaccatgcacacatacacaggccgcacaacggtttggcatactctggatcaggtggtcgagcagctgctgcggtatagcctcccattcttgcaccagtgcctataggagctcctgaagtgtggaaggggtttgaagacgtgcagcgatacgtcgaccgagagcatctcagacatgctcgatagggtttatgtctgaaaaacaggcaggccactccatgcggttgatatcttctgtttcaagttacTCCTCGACGATagcagctcggtgaggccgtgtgttatcattcatcaggaggagggtgggacccactgcatccctgaaaaggtggtcatactggtgcaaaatgacatcccgatacccCTGACCTACtacagctcctctgtcaaagacaggcaggggtgtacgtgcaccaatcataattccacctcacaccatcaaaccacgatctccatacaggtccctttcaaggacattaaagggttggtatctggttcctggttcaagtcagatgaaaacccggcgagaatcactgttcagactatacctggactcgtccatgaacataacctgggaccactgttccaatgaccatgtactgtgttcttggcaccaggctttactggatctcctgtggccaggggtcagtggaatgcacctttcaggtctctgggcgaataaaacatgtctgttcagtcgtctttagactgtgtgactggagacaactgttccagtggctgcggtaaggtccctagCAAGGCTGCTtgcagtactccgtagccgtctgcgggcactgatggtgagatatctgtcttcttgtggtgttgtacactgtgtacgtcccatactgtagcgtctggacaagtttcctgtctgctggaatcgttcccataatcttgtgattacattttatggcacacggagggcctgtgctacgacttgctgtgtttgaccagcctccagtcgccctagtattctacctctcacaacgtcatcaatatgtgttctttgagccattttcaacacacagtcaccattagcacgtctgaaaacgtctgcacacttactcgctacaccgtactgTGACATGctgcaacacacctctgtgtatgtggactgctgccagcgccaccgtgcgacgaccgcaggtcaaatgcacagcatggccataccccaaggtgatttaaacacgCAAACCGCCTACCACAGCAATTTTTCACCATgcatcaacattatccttaatttatgagtataagTGTAGGTGGTCTGCAGTTTGTTTGAAGCAGCTTGACACTTGCCTACCACTTGATTTTCAACTTCAGTTGTGCTGCATTCACGCAATTTGCATTTAAGTGGTGATTACTTGGAGGGCTCGCTGGCATGTGGCCAACTCCTTCCCCTATGGAAATGGGCATATCTCTTTAGAGCATGCCTTTTTTATAAGTAGAATTTCAAGCTGTTGACTTCTTGTCATTCTGTTTTTAAGACCTTGAGGTCTGTGCTCAATTTTAAATTTAGCTTTCCTCTTGCCACTGAGTTGAACTCAATAAAGGAGATCCACTTTAATCAGTGACAGTGACCTGGTCCTTGCAGTCAGCAGTATATCCACCTCCATGCTCTTTAGCGGAATAAGTGGAATATTTCGTACAATACTCAAATAGTTGTTTtacatttaaattataaattacCCTTGATTCTTGTTTATACCCGCTCTAAGTGTGATATCTTGCACAGCTGCGCCAAAAGCTTTAGCTTAGTTTTACCGTTCCACTGGTTAAGAGAGTGTTTGCTGTACACGTTGTAGTGGTGAACTTACTGTCTCCGGATGCTGCGCCCGAGGTTTTGGCCAGGGGCCTATTGTGCTCCTAGCGGTCTTGTGCCCCGATCTGAAGATGGGCTGGTCAAATGTAATTTATTAATATGTACTGTGTCTGATTTTTTGTAATCGTTTAAAATTGTGAAGCGTGTCTAAATTGTTAACATCTGGTATTTGGACTTGAATAATTCTTTTAAAGCTGacctttaatttctttcttttataaATAAAGAGGAAAAAATTGGTTTTTGTACCTTTCAACTGCTTCGCTAAAGTGTTTACTGTTGAGTAATAAAATTTTGGAGGACGTAGTTAACAACAAATGATGTTCAGTGGTTTTTCCCTGCCCTTCCACTAGTACTGACTATTTGTGTCCTCTAACTGGCTACACGCTCTTGTTGCCTGTTCCAAAACATGTACATTACGTAACTTCTGACTATAATACATGACATACGCCGACTATTTAGCTGCATTATTTGACTGTTGTTCCTGACTGAAGAATCGGAACCACCTCCAAGCCGCCGGAACTCACAGTGCCGTTATTTATCTATACAGACGATGCTCTGCTCCTTCCTCTTCCACACAAGTATGTATAAACTGAACCGCTTTGCCAGAACCGCCGTTTACAACGCACGCTCTTGGATAGTCGAGCTGTACATATCTGCCTAAACGTGTTACAGTCAGTTTCATTTTGACGTATGCAGTGATTACAGCGATAAGTTGCCCAGTATCACAGAGACTTTTGCCGTACAGACAATGTGTGAACACGATTCAGTTGTACAgaatcagtgtaataagtttatatAACGTAAAGTACCAGGGGTTTTGTTTGTAGTTATTTGTCACACGTAAGTCGCTGAGAAAAGTTGATCACTAACGGTTACTATTAGCGCAGTACGAATTTAATAGGTCGCCGGATACGATGCCGGGATTGTTCACAGATGTGCACCGCTATAGGAGATCTGAAGCTATACATCATATCCAGCAGTGAGTACGAGCTTATTATGAAGTAAGTGAATAAAAATTCTGTATCATGTAAGTTCTTACACATGTATTTAGCTCTTTCTGGCCGTTCCCAAATCTGATTCATTTTTATCAAAATTAGTTATGATATGTATGAAGAGGCCAAATTTCGTATTTCACTGACGTCGAAGTGCTTTATAAAACGCAGCTAATATTTACTGAATGGTGCCTACTATCTCAAATACCAAAGAGAAACGATATTTCAGCTATTCCCGATATGGAACATAATTATCTGGTTAATGTTACCTAGTATTTATTTAATTCTGAGAATTACTGGAAGTCAGAAGTATATATTTCGTTTTGAAATATTTTGTCAAGTTTCAAAAGTATATTTTGGTGTTTCAGGCCTAGGAGAAAGCCACAAACAGTTTCATGATGGATAGTGCAAACCCCCATTGTCAAGGAAACAGTTCTATGGTATATTAATTTTGGAAAACACTAATTTAAATTGTACAATTGCTAGTACCAGACGTGAAGACCCAACAGTTTATTTCCTATTTAAAGCGGATCACTGTTTGtctggacagtgggaaaaccagtaACTGAGTTTCAAGACAGTTTATAAAAGTGATCTTATAAAGAAGTTCATTATCTTATTCTTCCTCAAATGAGGCGAACCTGCTGATTTACAAGGAACTAACAACATATAGTCAGTCTGTGTCAAGTATCACACGCATTTGAGGTGGTAACGGACAGCACATGGAAGGAACATCATAAGATGTATTCTTTAAGAACGTTTCGTATAATATCAGACGATGTGTAGTTGCATGGCGTAACTCAGTGAGACACAGATGGTTGGGAAACCTTCCTGAGCCATGACCGTCACCACACAAAACTCCAAGAGATTTTTCAGGAGCGGGACCAAGACATGCACATTTCGGTTATTGGTGACCCAGATGTAGTAATTGC
This window contains:
- the LOC126203735 gene encoding cuticle protein 9.5-like isoform X2 translates to MKAVMAVLLVGLVASASAILGGPDCPGCPQLTQQQVQAQQQSQQQTQQQAQPQVSSGARLAVYSSPFYSTGIVPSVYSARVVPTISGIYPYYARI
- the LOC126203735 gene encoding cuticle protein 9.5-like isoform X1; this translates as MKAQVMAVLLVGLVASASAILGGPDCPGCPQLTQQQVQAQQQSQQQTQQQAQPQVSSGARLAVYSSPFYSTGIVPSVYSARVVPTISGIYPYYARI